ATCATAATGGAAGTCTTCATCAATAAGATGCGAAGGCTCAAAGGAATCAGAAAACTGATCCTCATCGAAGAAGCCTGGAAAGCCATTGCCAAAGAGGGGATGGCCGAGTACATCAAGTATTTGTTCAAAACGGTAAGAAAATTTTTCGGTGAAGCCATTGTGGTGACTCAGGAAGTCGATGATATTATCCAGTCACCTATTGTGAAAGAAAGTATCATTAATAATTCGGATTGTAAGATCCTTCTCGATCAGCGGAAGTACATGAACAAGTTTGATGATATCCAGACGATGCTGGGATTGACTGACAAAGAAAAATCTCAGGTTCTTTCTATCAATATGAATAATGACCCCCGGAGGCTTTACAAGGAAGTTTGGATTGGATTAGGTGGAACGCACTCAGCAGTCTATGCGACCGAAGTATCTACAGAAGAATATCTGGCCTATACTACAGAAGAAACGGAAAATGGAAGTGATGAATCTTGCATCAGAACTTGATGGTAATGTCGAAGATGCTATCAAGCGGATTTCTCTTAAGAGAATCAAATCGAATACAAAAGAAAATTAAATCATTTAAAAATTTACAACAATGAAAAATTTAATCATTAAAACCTTAATGGTAGCATTTTTTGCTGCCGTAACCTATACAAAAGCACAATTTGTCGTAACAGATCCCGCAAACCTGGCTTCAGGAATTTTGAATTCAGCCAATGAAATCGTGCAGACTTCATCAACGGTATCTAACGTTGTTAAGAACTTCAATGAAGTTAAGAAAGTATATGAACAAGGTAAAGAGTATTATGACCAGCTGAAAGCCATCAATAATCTGGTCAAAGATGCCAGAAAGGTTCAGCAGACTGTTCTTTTGGTAGGTGATGTTTCTGAGATGTATGTGAATAATTTCGGTAAAATGCTGAATGATCCCAACTTTAATGCTCAGGAATTAGCTTCTATTGCCAATGGTTATTCTGCGCTTCTAACCGAGAGTACGGAGCTATTGAAAGAACTCAAAGAGATCATCACTTCTAATGGTCTTTCTCTGAATGATAAAGAAAGGATGGATGTTGTTGACAGAGTCTATAAAGAGGTCAAAGCGTATCATAATCTGGTACGATACTACACCAATAAAAATATTTCGGTTAGTTATCTCAGAGCAAAAAAACAGAACAACACCCAAAGGGTATTAGATCTTTACGGAACCTCTAATCAAAAATACTGGTAAGATGGAACCGAGCAACTTACATGAAGTACTTCGTTCCGTTTATGAGGAAATGATGCCGATGTGCGCTGATATGGCGGCAGTAGCCAAAGGTGTTGCGGGATTGGGAGCTTTATTCTATGTAGCACTAAAAGTCTGGCAGTCATTGAGCCGTGCCGAACCTGTTGATTTGTTTCCCATGCTGAGACCTTTTGCCATAGGCATCTGCATTATGTTTTTTTCGACATTGGTTTTAGGAAGCCTTAATGGAGTAATGAGCCCGATTGTTCAGGGAAGCCATTCCATGTTGGAGAATCAGGTGCTGGATATGAATGATCTGCAGCAGAAAAAGGATCTTTTAGAACGAGAAGCGATGCTAAGGAATCCGGAGATGGCTTACCTTATTTCTAATGAAGAATTTGACAAAAAGTTGGAAGAATTAGGATGGTCACCATCGGATTTGGTTACGATGTCCGGAATGTATATTGAAAGAGAAATGTTTGCCATCAAGAAAGATATCAGAGATGGTTTTCGCGAGTTTCTTGAAATATTGTTCCAATCCGCAGCCTTAGTTATTGACACCATCAGAACCTTCTTTCTGATAGTCCTTTCCATCTTGGGACCTATAGCCTTTGCAATCTCCGTTTGGGATGGATTTCAGACCACTTTAAGTCAATGGCTGACAAGATATATCAGTGTTTACCTATGGCTACCTGTTGCTGATGTTTTCAGTGCCATTCTGGCCAAGATACAGACATTAATTTTAGAACAGGATATCGAAATGCTCGCAGATCCAAGCTTTATTCCTGATACTTCCAATACCGTTTACATCATCTATATGGTGATTGGCATCATAGGCTATTTTACCGTACCAACGGTTACAGGCTGGGTGATTCAGGCAGGAGGAGCAGGTAATTTCATGCGCAATGTTAACCAGACTGCTACGAAGTCGGGCAATGTTGCAGGAGCAGCAGTAGGTTCAGCAACAGGAAATATTTCAGGAAGATTATTAAAATAAAAATACAGTTCTATGGAATTTAAAACTTTAAGAAATATTGAGAGCAGCTTTAAACAGATCCGCTTGTTTACGTTTGTTTTTGCGGTGCTGTGCTTTGGAGTCGTAGGGGTCGTGGTATTTAAATCATACCAATTTGCCGAAGAACAACGTCAGAAAATATATGTTTTGGATAATGGCAAATCTTTAATGGTGGCTTTATCACAAGATATGTCGATCAACAGACCTGTGGAAGCAAGAGAGCATGTGAGACGATTTCATGAATTGTTCTTCACGATATCACCTGATAAGAATGCTATTGAAAGCAATGTAAAAAGGGCTTTCAATTTAGCTGATCAATCCGCATTCAATTACTATAAAGACCTTCAGGAAAAAGGCTACTATAACAGAATCATTTCCGGTAATATCCAGCAGAGAATTGAGGTAGACAGTGTCGTTGCCAACTTTGATACTTACCCTTATGACGTTAAAACATATGCAAGACAGTTTATAATCAGGTCCAGCAATCTTACCATCAGAAATTTATTCACTAATTGTTCATTGGTTAATTCTGTACGATCTGACAGCAATCCTCAGGGATTTACCATTGAAAAATTCAACGTCATTGAAAATAGAGATGTTGAAACTGTTGAACGCTAATAATACCGATATGAAAAAACTAAGAGATACAATCGAAAATTATATTGTAAAGGTTGAAAATCATTGGAAAGTTCTTCCAGTAGAGCGACAAAAATTCCTGACCAAGGTTTTCTTTGGCAGTTATGTTTTGCTGACAATTATTGTCATTATCAGTGTTTTCATTTCTACAAGTCAAAGAAGTAATACCATGTCTATCAATCATATTGATGGTATTTCTAAGAAATCGATCGAAAAAGATTCTGGACAGAATGATACAGTAGAATCACTCATTAAAAAATAGAATATGAAAGATTCACAGAAAATTAAAGTGACAGAAAATGATCTCTCACAAAATTTCAACGGAGTGAGTGATCCTCCCAAAGCTCAATGGGAAAGACTGAAGAAGCCCATCATCTATTTTTTGATGGCTGCTGTGTGTGCATCATGCTTTTACCTCATTTTTAAACCAAAAGCCCACAATACGATTATTGAAGAGAATGGTTTTAATGCCGCCATTCCGCAGGCAAAGGATGGTCAGTTGCAGTCTGATAAGCAAAAGGCTTATGAGCAGCAGCTGTTGGAGCAAAAGAGCGAAGAGAAAAGAAATGCTGTAACCACCTTATCCGATTATTGGAATGACCAAAGTGATTCAAATTCTAATAACAATCCATCAAGTGTAACGGCTAGAATGAATATTCTTCAGCAATCAGATCAGAATGCTCTAAACAGCTATCGCAATTCCCAACAGACCTTGAGCTCATTTTACAGTCGGGATGATCAGGAAGTCAATAATATGAGGAAAGAAATTTCAAGATTAAAGAATGAAGCGATGCAGAATAATGCTGCTCCCGCTGGCTTAGGAATAAATGATCAGCTAGAACTCATGGAAAAATCATATCAGATGGCAGCTAAGTACCTTCCAACGACTTCAAAACAGGAAGAGCCGGCACCAAAAGAAGAGGTCGAGAAGCCAACGGAAAAGAAGATTAAACTGACTTCCGCAAGGCCGGTACATTCCAATATTGTTTCTTCATTGTACAGAGAGCCATCGGATAGTGCCTTTATTGCAGGTTTAAATCAGAATAGATTTTATGATAGTCAAAATGATTCAGAGAACTTAGTTCAAGCAAAAAACGCAATAAGAGGTGTGGTCTATGAAACTAAGACTTTGGTCAACGAAAGTACATTATCCATAAGACTTTCTGAAGCAATGCAACTCGGACGAACTGAGATTCCATCGGGGAGTTTACTGATTGCTATAAGTAAATTTCAGGGCGGGCAGCTTCAGTTAAAAATATCCTCCATTCAATATCAAGGTAATGTTTATTCTGTAGAAATCAATGTTTATGACAATGACGGACAATTGGGTTTATATATTCCCCATTCACCGGAGCAGAATGCCGTAAACGATATTGTAGCCAATATGAGCCAGACTTCAGGTACTAATATTATGATGACCCAATCAGCAGGACAACAGATTGCAGCTGATCTGAGCAGGGGAGTAGTACAGGGATTGTCGGGCTATTTTCAAAAAAGAGTCAGACAATTGAAAGTAACTGTAAAAGCGGGCCATCAGGTATTACTCGTACCAAAAAATAACTAATCAAAAAATTAAAAAATGAATACACAAAAGAGCCATTATATTCTCATTATGCTATTATTTCTGTTGGCAAGCAAGATATTTGGTCAGGATTCTGTAACGACCTATGCTTCCTTGGAACACGCAAGATTAGAACCTTTCAAAATGCATGTCACCTACCATAAAACAAGTCACGTGATTTTTCCATCACCCATACGATATGTTGATCTGGGGAGTGAACTGTTAGTTGCCAATAAGGCAGAGCCTATCGGAAATATTCTCCGGATTAAATCGGCTGTGAGAGATTTTGAAGAGGAAACCAATTTTTCGGTCATTACTGAAGATGGAAAATTTTACAATTTTGATGTGTCTTACAGTTCTTATCCGGAAATACTCAGCTATGATTTAGTAAAGCTTCAAAGGGGTATTGAACAGCAATATGATACTGATGTATTATTTGAGGACCTTAAAGGAAGCTCAACTACTTTGACTGGGCTTATTATGGAAAATCTCTATGAGAAAAGCAATAGAACTACTAAGCATATTGTTTCAAAAAGTTACGGAATTGAGTTTTCAGTCAAGGCACTCCACGTTAATGAAAGCAAATTTTATTTCACATTGCAAATTGAGAATCAAAGTAATGTGACATATAGTATTGAATGGGTCAACTTTAAAATTGTTGATAAAAAGAATTTAAAACGAACCGTTGTTCAGGATAAGGTATTAGAAAAGGTTCGTACCTATTTCCCACAAATGAAAGCAGCTGATCATTCAAACATAAAAGGTGTTTTCCTGCTGGATCAGTTTACTCTTTTAAAAGATCAGGTGTTGGAAATTGAAATTCTGGAGAAGAACGGGGGAAGACATCAGAAGGTACAGCTTGAAAATTCAGATCTGATTCGTGCAAGATTGATAAAGAGTTTAACCATAAAAACAAAGTAAGATGAACAAAATATTTTTAGCAGTTATCCTAACGATTGCATTGAACAGCAAAACATTTGCTCAACAAATGATTCCTGGACAAGCAGGTGTTGAATTTTCTTATTCAGAATTTCCAAAATCTCCTGAAAAGCAAAATTATGCGCTAAGTGTGGGGCTTGTTTATTACCAAAGGAATGGTAATTATTTTTTCGGACTGGCAGAATATAACATAAAGTATTATGAATACACCAACTATAATATTCCGATAGATACGTTCCTGCTGGGCGGTGGTTACAGTTTTTATATATGGGGAGACTTCA
This is a stretch of genomic DNA from Chryseobacterium tructae. It encodes these proteins:
- the traM gene encoding conjugative transposon protein TraM; the protein is MKDSQKIKVTENDLSQNFNGVSDPPKAQWERLKKPIIYFLMAAVCASCFYLIFKPKAHNTIIEENGFNAAIPQAKDGQLQSDKQKAYEQQLLEQKSEEKRNAVTTLSDYWNDQSDSNSNNNPSSVTARMNILQQSDQNALNSYRNSQQTLSSFYSRDDQEVNNMRKEISRLKNEAMQNNAAPAGLGINDQLELMEKSYQMAAKYLPTTSKQEEPAPKEEVEKPTEKKIKLTSARPVHSNIVSSLYREPSDSAFIAGLNQNRFYDSQNDSENLVQAKNAIRGVVYETKTLVNESTLSIRLSEAMQLGRTEIPSGSLLIAISKFQGGQLQLKISSIQYQGNVYSVEINVYDNDGQLGLYIPHSPEQNAVNDIVANMSQTSGTNIMMTQSAGQQIAADLSRGVVQGLSGYFQKRVRQLKVTVKAGHQVLLVPKNN
- a CDS encoding conjugal transfer protein TraO codes for the protein MNKIFLAVILTIALNSKTFAQQMIPGQAGVEFSYSEFPKSPEKQNYALSVGLVYYQRNGNYFFGLAEYNIKYYEYTNYNIPIDTFLLGGGYSFYIWGDFMRAVNLNLGIGGLAGYEQVNRGNELLYDGSLLTATGNFIYGANGKLSIESYLTDHLVFLVNGQLRFLKNSQMAQFHSLLGVGIRYNF
- a CDS encoding DUF4141 domain-containing protein, with amino-acid sequence MVAFFAAVTYTKAQFVVTDPANLASGILNSANEIVQTSSTVSNVVKNFNEVKKVYEQGKEYYDQLKAINNLVKDARKVQQTVLLVGDVSEMYVNNFGKMLNDPNFNAQELASIANGYSALLTESTELLKELKEIITSNGLSLNDKERMDVVDRVYKEVKAYHNLVRYYTNKNISVSYLRAKKQNNTQRVLDLYGTSNQKYW
- the traK gene encoding conjugative transposon protein TraK, coding for MEFKTLRNIESSFKQIRLFTFVFAVLCFGVVGVVVFKSYQFAEEQRQKIYVLDNGKSLMVALSQDMSINRPVEAREHVRRFHELFFTISPDKNAIESNVKRAFNLADQSAFNYYKDLQEKGYYNRIISGNIQQRIEVDSVVANFDTYPYDVKTYARQFIIRSSNLTIRNLFTNCSLVNSVRSDSNPQGFTIEKFNVIENRDVETVER
- the traN gene encoding conjugative transposon protein TraN; protein product: MNTQKSHYILIMLLFLLASKIFGQDSVTTYASLEHARLEPFKMHVTYHKTSHVIFPSPIRYVDLGSELLVANKAEPIGNILRIKSAVRDFEEETNFSVITEDGKFYNFDVSYSSYPEILSYDLVKLQRGIEQQYDTDVLFEDLKGSSTTLTGLIMENLYEKSNRTTKHIVSKSYGIEFSVKALHVNESKFYFTLQIENQSNVTYSIEWVNFKIVDKKNLKRTVVQDKVLEKVRTYFPQMKAADHSNIKGVFLLDQFTLLKDQVLEIEILEKNGGRHQKVQLENSDLIRARLIKSLTIKTK
- the traJ gene encoding conjugative transposon protein TraJ; amino-acid sequence: MEPSNLHEVLRSVYEEMMPMCADMAAVAKGVAGLGALFYVALKVWQSLSRAEPVDLFPMLRPFAIGICIMFFSTLVLGSLNGVMSPIVQGSHSMLENQVLDMNDLQQKKDLLEREAMLRNPEMAYLISNEEFDKKLEELGWSPSDLVTMSGMYIEREMFAIKKDIRDGFREFLEILFQSAALVIDTIRTFFLIVLSILGPIAFAISVWDGFQTTLSQWLTRYISVYLWLPVADVFSAILAKIQTLILEQDIEMLADPSFIPDTSNTVYIIYMVIGIIGYFTVPTVTGWVIQAGGAGNFMRNVNQTATKSGNVAGAAVGSATGNISGRLLK